A genomic region of Cannabis sativa cultivar Pink pepper isolate KNU-18-1 chromosome 1, ASM2916894v1, whole genome shotgun sequence contains the following coding sequences:
- the LOC115704185 gene encoding uncharacterized protein LOC115704185, translated as MVNFGNVEAIPRSGSVYTWSNNQDGDSRIYSKIDHVFANEEWFDMFPNSKVLFRWETISDHCSCTIATASSNKIGFKPFRYHNFWVKHSEFKAAVMKNWEKPIAVKGILALYLKLMRLKHCLKNFSRDFIGDIGKTNHAAKNEFHESKLLAQSHLREPLFLEKEKLGAENFLCKEKMYHSFLRQHSKITWLHKGDENTSFFHACLKKRKIENRITSYITEQEIIVDNFPKVVDHFVSHFQGYMGSPHLNLNQQLALLKPFTNKEIKQVLFSIPDTKSPGADGYGSRFFNQLQPDLGAEFCSAMNSIGFMPLELHSTLISLIPKHENPTSSVDYRPIAYCTIVYKCISKLLCTRLAMVLPNLINQNQGVFIQERFIAHNVMILQDLLKNYKRKMSPYDALSKLTLARLMILSTSYSIVMNGRVEGGLKGEKGGNNPALFSHLQGGSIMLEPCRNWHSSNTWCIISRPVHHYFQAVSSEQKGLMAAVCWAIWGARNNLVWQNKEFNPGNVVVFAKSYLDQWKNARKSNMDASWSEYQIGNGREHWTPPNVNSIKINMDATLFEGGHSFGMALWPEILIGCLLKVELPFPLVWLNHLLLKI; from the exons ATGGTTAACTTCGGTAATGTTGAAGCAATTCCACGTTCTGGTTCAGTCTATACTTGGTCAAATAACCAAGATGGAGATAGCAGAATTTATTCAAAGATTGATCACGTCTTTGCAAATGAGGAGTGGTTTGATATGTTCCCTAATTCTAAAGTCTTATTTAGATGGGAGACCATCTCAGATCACTGCTCATGTACTATTGCTACTGCTAGTTCTAACAAAATAGGGTTCAAACCCTTTAGATACCACAACTTTTGGGTCAAACATTCTGAGTTTAAAGCAGCTGTCATGAAGAATTGGGAGAAGCCCATAGCTGTTAAGGGTATCCTTGCTCTTTATCTCAAGCTTATGAGATTAAAGCATTGTCTCAAGAATTTTAGCCGTGACTTCATAGGAGATATTGGGAAGACTAACCATGCCGCAAAGAATGAATTTCATGAATCCAAACTACTTGCTCAATCTCACCTAAGGGAGCCTCTTTTTCTTGAAAAAGAGAAGCTTGGTGCTGAAAATTTCTTGTGTAAAGAGAAGATGTATCACAGCTTTTTAAGGCAACATAGCAAGATAACTTGGCTTCATAAAGGTGATGAGAACACTTCTTTTTTCCATGCTTgtttgaagaaaagaaaaattgagaACAGAATAACCTCATACATTACTGAACAGGAAATTATTGTTGATAATTTCCCTAAAGTGGTTGATCATTTTGTGTCTCATTTTCAGGGCTACATGGGGA GCCCTCATCTTAATCTTAATCAACAACTCGCTCTTCTGAAGCCCTTCACTAACAAGGAAATCAAGCAAGTTCTTTTCAGCATACCAGACACAAAATCACCCGGAGCTGATGGTTACGGATCTAGATTTTTCAATCAACTCCAGCCTGACTTGGGAGCTGAATTTTGCTCTGCTATgaatagtataggtttcatGCCCTTAGAGCTTCATTCAACACTTATTTCTCTTATCCCCAAACATGAGAATCCAACTAGTTCCGTTGATTACAGACCAATAGCCTATTGTACCATTGTGTATAAGTGTATCTCAAAATTGTTATGTACTAGACTTGCAATGGTGCTACCAAatctgattaatcaaaaccaaggaGTGTTTATTCAAGAAAGGTTCATAGCTCACAATGTGATGATTCTCCAGGATCTTTTGAAGAATTACAAGAGGAAAATGTCTCCCTACGATGCATTATCAAAATTGACATTAGCAAGGCTTATGATATT ATCAACATCCTATTCTATAGTTATGAATGGTAGAGTTGAAGGTGGGCTTAAAGGGGAAAAAG GAGGAAACAACCCTGCATTGTTTAGTCACTTGCAAGGCGGTTCAATTATGTTGGAACCGTGTAGGAATTGGCACAGCTCTAACACCTGGTGCATCATTTCTCGACCGGTGCATCACTACTTTCAAGCAGTAAGTTCGGAGCAGAAAGGTCTTATGGCTGCTGTTTGTTGGGCTATATGGGGAGCCCGAAATAATCTCGTTTGGCAAAATAAAGAATTTAACCCAGGTAACGTTGTTGTGTTTGCTAAGTCGTATCTTGATCAATGGAAGAATGCTAGAAAATCCAACATGGATGCATCATGGTCTGAATATCAGATAGGTAATGGGAGAGAGCATTGGACACCACCAAATGTCAATAGTATCAAGATTAACATGGACGCGACATTGTTCGAGGGCGGTCATAGTTTTGGCATGGCCTTGTGGCCCGAGATTCTAATAGGATGCTTATTGAAGGTAGAACTTCCTTTCCCCTTAGTATGGTTGAACCATCTCTTGCTGAAAATATAG
- the LOC115705541 gene encoding probable inactive receptor-like protein kinase At3g56050 has protein sequence MIEKWKFNRFRNRMSVLAMVMTYFLVHNLIFCSSMNDEGLALLRFKEGVTSDPFNALSNWKDDIGEVDPCSWFGVDCSSDGKVVVLNLKDLFLEGTLAPELTILGHLKSIILRNNSFSGSIPEGIGELEELEILDLGYNNFSGPLPKDLGRNLSLTTLLLDNNGLMGSLSPELNALKMNSEFQVDKVQMSGAARESSFNQISSFWMQAEDFIHRRVLQAKRAESPNQVPVNPTSQGGQKVSPSPSPSSSSAQEDTAPPSKSKTPPKIPKAAPAPAPSPSSPSPSLAPPPVSIPKSALPARNNKPSWRSHHTAIVAGSLGGAGVLAVAILAYLCISSKVANVKPWATGLSGQLQKAFVTGVPKLKRSELEVACEDFSNVIGSSPVGTLYKGTLSNGVEIAVASLTETSSKEWSEKLQVQFCKKIDILSKVNHMNFVNLIGFCQEEEPFTRMMVFEYAPNGTLFEHLHIREAEHLDWGMRLRIAMGMIYCLDHVHHLEPPTAHNNLNSSAVRLTEDYAAKIAEFSFWNEIAVAPTEFPPEMKKHPNTTMSVSPESNVYNFGVILFEMVTGRLPYSVDNGSLEDWASDYLKGDQPLKEMVDPTLSSFQEEQLEQIGQVIKSCVDSDPNQRPTMRDVAMRLRDITGITPDGASPRLSPLWWAELELMSTDAL, from the exons atgatcgaAAAATGGAAATTCAATCGATTCAGGAATCGGATGAGTGTGCTGGCTATGGTGATGACATACTTCTTGGTTCATAATTTGATCTTTTGTTCGTCTATGAATGATGAAG GTTTGGCGCTTTTAAGGTTTAAGGAAGGAGTTACAAGTGACCCTTTTAACGCTTTGTCTAATTGGAAAGATGATATTGGAGAGGTTGATCCATGCTCCTGGTTCGGGGTCGACTGTTCTTCAGATGGAAAAGTCGTCGTTTT GAACTTGAAGGATCTTTTCCTTGAAGGAACACTAGCACCAGAACTTACAATCCTTGGCCACTTGAAATCAAT CATCTTGCGCAACAACTCCTTCAGTGGATCGATTCCTGAGGGGATCGGCGAGTTAGAAGAATTGGAGATACTTGATTTAGGATATAACAACTTCAGCGGACCCCTTCCGAAAGATCTTGGCAGAAATTTGTCACTTACAACCCT ACTCTTGGACAACAATGGTCTTATGGGTAGCTTGTCCCCTGAACTGAATGCACTAAAGATGAATTCTGAGTTTCAAGTTGATAAAGTACAGATGTCTGGTGCAGCTAGAGAATCATCTTTCAACCAAATATCAAGTTTTTG GATGCAAGCTGAAGATTTTATTCACCGACGAGTGCTGCAGGCCAAGAGAGCAGAATCACCTAATCAAGTTCCTGTTAATCCAACATCTCAAGGTGGACAGAAAGTTTCCCCTTCACCATCTCCATCTTCATCATCTGCTCAAGAAGATACTGCACCACCATCAAAATCAAAAACTCCACCCAAAATACCAAAGGCTGCACCAGCGCCAGCGCCATCTCCCTCTTCACCATCGCCTTCTTTGGCACCGCCTCCAGTTTCTATTCCTAAATCAGCTTTGCCTGCCAGAAACAACAAACCCTCTTGGAGGAGTCATCATACTGCAATAGTGGCTGGATCCCTTGGAGGAGCTGGTGTCCTTGCAGTTGCAATACTCGCCTATCTGTGTATATCGTCCAAGGTAGCTAATGTCAAACCATGGGCAACAGGATTGAGTGGACAGCTTCAGAAAGCATTTGTGACAG GTGTTCCAAAGCTTAAGAGATCAGAGCTTGAAGTAGCTTGTGAAGATTTCAGCAACGTAATAGGTTCTTCACCAGTTGGTACACTATACAAAGGGACATTGTCCAATGGAGTTGAAATAGCTGTAGCCTCTCTTACAGAGACATCTTCCAAGGAATGGTCAGAAAAATTACAAGTCCAGTTTTGCAAGAAG ATTGATATATTATCAAAGGTGAACCACATGAACTTTGTCAACCTTATTGGGTTTTGTCAGGAAGAGGAACCTTTCACTAGAATGATGGTTTTTGAGTATGCGCCAAATGGAACACTCTTTGAGCACCTACACA TAAGAGAAGCTGAGCACCTTGACTGGGGAATGCGTTTGAGAATTGCAATGGGCATGATTTACTGTCTGGATCATGTTCACCATCTGGAGCCACCTACAGCGCATAACAATTTGAATTCCTCGGCTGTTCGTCTCACAGAAGACTACGCTGCAAAAATTGCCGAATTCAGTTTCTGGAATGAGATTGCTGTAGCTCCAACAGAATTTCCCCCCGAGATGAAGAAGCATCCAAATACAACTATGTCAGTCAGCCCAGAAAGTAATGTCTACAACTTTGGAGTTATTCTGTTTGAAATGGTCACAGGTAGGCTTCCTTACTCAGTGGACAATGGCTCACTTGAAGACTGGGCATCAGACTATCTTAAAGGAGATCAACCCTTGAAAGAAATGGTCGATCCGACTTTAAGTTCATTCCAAGAAGAACAATTGGAGCAAATTGGGCAAGTCATTAAGTCTTGTGTTGATTCTGACCCGAATCAAAGACCTACAATGAGAGATGTTGCTATGAGGCTGAGAGATATAACTGGAATAACACCTGATGGAGCTTCACCTAGACTCTCACCTCTTTGGTGGGCAGAGCTTGAGCTTATGTCCACAGATGCACTCTAA
- the LOC115705542 gene encoding non-classical arabinogalactan protein 30-like — protein sequence MASHQFIILISTLLLLPLAFPSIAASEYVPAKPMEKEVSVVVEGVVYCQSCDQFGSWSLTGAKPIPSAKVSVVCKNYRGQVSYYKSFEADNEGYFYAQLVGFQTSHDLLDHPLQSCKVKLVSSPDEKCNLLSNINYGMYGAPLRFEDKVLRGGKHYEAVIYAAGPLAFRPNDCPPPTTHY from the coding sequence ATGGCAAGCCACCAATTCATAATCCTCATCTCAACACTTCTTCTCCTTCCCTTGGCCTTCCCTTCCATTGCAGCCAGCGAATATGTCCCCGCCAAACCGATGGAGAAGGAAGTCTCCGTTGTAGTGGAAGGAGTGGTCTACTGCCAGAGCTGTGATCAGTTCGGAAGCTGGTCTTTGACTGGTGCCAAGCCAATTCCATCGGCTAAAGTCAGCGTTGTCTGCAAGAACTACAGGGGTCAAGTGAGCTACTACAAGTCTTTTGAAGCTGACAATGAAGGGTATTTCTATGCTCAGCTTGTTGGATTCCAAACGAGCCATGATTTGCTTGATCATCCACTCCAATCGTGCAAAGTCAAACTTGTTTCGTCTCCAGATGAGAAATGTAACCTTCTTTCCAATATCAACTATGGAATGTACGGTGCTCCTCTTCGTTTTGAGGACAAGGTTTTGAGAGGCGGCAAACATTATGAGGCTGTGATATACGCCGCAGGACCTTTGGCTTTCCGCCCTAATGATTGCCCTCCTCCTACCACTCATTACTGA